TAATCATATGTTGGGCAAGGGACACCATCGTTAGAGATCTCATTGCACAGTACTCTGATGATGATTTCCAAAGCTGTATGTCAATTTAATTTCTTAGAGGCAAAGAAGTGAGGAGAAAtgctctttttctttctcttggggaggggggagggaaATTGGTAAATGAGAAGAAATATCAAGCAAAAGCTAGGTAAACTCTAGTTAATTATCAACGTACCTCCAGAGTTGACCTGTAATCAGGAAAAGTCAGAGTCAAGGACCCCCGATCCCCCAAGAGACCAGAAGCTACGAGAAGATTCTGCGGTCTTTTTAGCTTCATTTCAGTGACTAGCAATTTATCGAGTTCAGGGTCCACATTCCACACGTGCAAAATAGACAAGCTAAACTGAAGCAGGCATTGTTCAAGCAAGAACATCCATTCAGGACCTCTTGCAGCTTCATTGGAGGTACCAGCAAATTCATCATTGATTCTCTCATCACTGGAACTAGGGACTTCAGTTTCCTGATCCCTGAAATCACTCCTCTTAATGGGAGACTCAACCCTTATTACTTTCACTTGATTTTTACCAGGATTGGAACACTCTGCTCTATAGTACTCATGTGTCTGACATAGAGACATCAAGGACGTGAGATCAAAAGACAGAGCGGCAACTCCAGGAAAAGGACAAGAGCCTTTAACAGGCTGTTTTCTGCTTTGCAAGGCAAACAATGCAGATTGATTAGATCCCGTAGTACTTCCAGACACACTTGTACTAACAGATATATTTGATAAAGTACCCTTTCCCAGAGTTTGTGAATGAGATGGTGGATACTTGGTTTCTTCACTAACAGGAAAAAGCAATGAGGAAGCCGAAGTATTTCCACTTATCCTACTGCCATGAGGGAGATCTCTGTCAATTCCTATGCAGAAATGTTCAAACATTGAGAGAGCAGCAGCTCCGCGAAGGACCCGCTCACGAGCACCTGATTTTACATCCCAAATGAACAAAACATCTGCATCAGATGTTCCTGTTTGGTTTGGACACAGACATGCTACATATCCTCTTCTACTATCCCACACAACTTTTGCGGGATAATATGGGTGGCCAGGAAACATTCGCTCTACACGCATGGTATCAAGTGAAGAAAGGGCAACACATGAGTCTTCCCCAACAGAGAGGAAGCAATTACTCCATGGACGTTCTGTTTGAGATGGTGGAAGAATTATTTGGCGAACTGGAGTAACATGTTGGTGCATTACAATCATGGGACTGCTAGAGTCAAGATCCCATACACGGACAGTACAATCCATACTTCCTGAGAGTAGAACATAACTGTAGCTACCTCCTTGACATCTAATCAGCACTCGCTGTGCAGCCAAACACAGTACAGCGCCTGTATGCCCCAAGAGATAATGTTGAGTGGCATGTGCTTTTGACTCGGGAtatggattttgaccatgacaatcTAATCCTTCAAAGAACATATCAAATCGAACAACTTTTATATCACCGTTATAGAACCCATATACAATAGCCAAAGGCACATATTCTTCAGAAATAACCATTGAAGAAGACACTAGCTCTTTTCTTTCATAAGTTCCATTTTTAGTGATGTTTGATATCCTTTCATCAATAGCTTTAGAACAAGTAGCAGCATCTTGGGAGGAAGTTATTGTGGCCTTCCCACCTGCTGTGTCTATATCAACAACCTGCCCAACAATCTCATTTTCAGAGGCATACTGGTTATGAGTCCAATCATCAAATATTCTACCTTCACCTAAAAGTCTGCACTCTTGACAATTTATCTCATTTTTGTCCTGCAGCTTAGGCAATACCCAACATGTCAGGCGAGGTTTCCAAATCAATAATTCGTTGATAGGAAAAGAAATTGATTCAATGCGGAAAAGAAAGTTGTTCAGTTGCACAAAGGAGATAGATAAGCTCATGCCAGACTCCTGACAAATGACAGGGATAGCTGCAAAAGGCTCATACTTGAAGATATTACTTGAGTAACATATCCTGTATACTATGGCCGCACCTTTACCATTCCATACAGCAAAATTTTCAATGAATGTGGCATCTGAATCTTCAGAATCAAGCAGATCGTTATCATCTACAACAAACATGCCACCAATGACGTGCGACTTCCCTTCAATAGAAAGCAGATCATCTGAGAAAGATATCTCTCCCATGACACTGCCATCCTCTACTTGACTAAATATGCAGCATGTACCATATACAAAAGCTAAAATGGGCCCACGATTTGCAAAGGCCACCAGAAGTCCCCTGTCATTTGACCCATTTACCCATTTCATTTTGCCTGCATCAGACAAGCTACTCTTGGAAGTCATGCTTTCTGTGCTTGAATCACACTCCTTCAATATTGGTATACACTGTGCCTTACCAAAAGAATCAACCATCATCACTGACTCCGTCAATACATCTCCAAAGGATGAAATTACAGCCACAGATTTCAAAGGCCCAATGGATAAGCTCCCATGAAAAACTGTTTGGACGATACCAAGAGTATACGTATCAACAATTACAACTGTGCACTTTACAGGTTTAGCATGTTGTGGGTCTCTATCTGCTATTGTTTCACCCTTCTCAATAGAAACAGGCGAGTGATGATCAGATAAATGAACATGATCAAAGGAACAACAAGCTATACATACATATCTACGATTTTCGGGAAATGGTCGAATTAGGTATGGCGTCCCCACCCAGGGAGGCATTTTCCTTCTACGTCTGCATTGTCCACTGGCTCTGCTCCAAATGCACAACACACCATCAGTGCATGCACTTAATAATGCACCACAGTTAGATGAGTTAGAAGTTGATACCGCATTATTTGAATCGTCTAATTTCCCATCTCCCGAAACTGTAGTAGGAACACAAATCCCTAGATCGGCTATCGGAGCAACATGACCACAAAGCAAGGCAACCGGTGTGATTTCCTGagccaaaaaagaaagaagaaaaaaagaagagctTATAAACTTAAACCTTAACAAACACTACAACTAAGAAAAGATTATCACAACGATTTACTCCCACCATCCAAATTTGCTCATCTCTTTTCACTTACGAGCTCAATCAGATCTAGATTCCttcattttcttgaaaataatgcAGACATAGTGAGTTCCGAGATACGTCCTATATCGTACAATGTTCAAAATAACAGCGTAATAATCAAAAGATCTCTTGGTTTAGCTCAAGGAAGCAAACTGTTAGTTCAATTTCTTATAATAAAATATAGATATTTAAACAATTACGGGAGAAGTACTATAAGTTGCAATGTTCAGAAAGAATATGTTAAAATCACAAAGCTAAAATGGACCTACATTAATTCATTTTCCCGAATAAAAATTTAGATATTCTAAAACTACCCAATCAAGGTCGGATGTACAGTATAGGCTATGGGTTCGGCCAATGTATAGATGTTAAGAAATCtactaaatatgtataaatattaaatttcgaAGCCAGTAAGTCAAATGGTCAGTAGTTCAGTGGCATCCCGAAGACCCAAACCAATAAAGTTCAAATCCTGGAACCGGCTTTGACACTAATAGTACTGTAAGTTGCAATGTTCAGAAAGAATATGCTAAAAAATTCTCAATCAAAGatctcttctcttcttttaacTTACGGAAGCAAAATGGCACATATATACTGAGATAGAAGTAGACAAGTGGTAATTAGCAACAGATGTAGCGTAGAGAATATCACAATTAGCTAAAGAACAAATACTGCTTCGTAATTGAACAAAAATGTGATTTCAGTCAATAAAGCGTAAAGAAGATCGTAATTAGCTACGTCGTAATTGAGCTGAAATATGAGCAATAGGTTTAAAAATGTTAGATTTGAGGCATTGGCTACAGCTGAGCATAACTGAGAATTTAAAAGAGGCGAAAGTGATTTTTACCTGATTGgaggttgaggaggaggaggagaggtTCCACCAGATGATGGAGCCATCGGAACCGCCGGTGTAGAGAGTGGGAGGATTGTTCAGTGCGGCGACGGCGGTGACTTTGTGGACCGGCGGTGAACCGGACCATATACATGCAATGGATTTACACTTCATCGACTGAATGTTCTGTAATTGAGGCTACAGAATGTTTTAATTAGATTTTGGGTTACGTTGAAGGTGAAAGTTTTGCACATAAAATACGAGCGTACGATACCGATTTTAATTGTAATTAAATTAACAAAGAATATCACCCTCAAATTAACCTCAGAAATTTTTACAATGGTCAACTACTGTTCTAGTAAAAAGAACCTTTAATTATTAGCCCATTTTGGTTGGGTATTACCTGTGTGCAATTGGATAGTCCAGTGGGCAAAATGTCTTAATTGGAATCATAGACGAGTTTTAATTCAATTAGTTCTTCTGTTGATCACACAAACTGATTCATTTTCCTCCTCTTACTTTAAGGAAAAAATTATGTTTATGTCGGTTTGGAAGTGAAATTATAATTAAAGAATCTTGAGtgtgtgtacggtcaaaaccgattctcagtcgTAAAGACCgatcgagacaatgacgtttcaatcgaagggtatccacatgacaagctcggacgaatcccgaagtagggacgtcgagtttcgagctataagaccaatcaacagTAAAACTCGATATTATTATCGAGCccgtgtccgaatcggactatggggcaacaccgatcgacacaggccccgaatatcgatgactcaaggcagaaccgagctcaaaccaagactgggggttcgatctaacactgagctcgagccagtgccaagctcgcagacaagagccgttacaaccgcaccgagagagagaatcttggcgagaatcaaggaagagacaaactaTCATGGGTcatccactatatgtattattttattatgttgttatagataaagcagtgatcctctactataaaagggggatagactgcaatagacgcAAGTCCTCCAAGATACATTATGATTTCATTGTGCTTATTTTTTTAATACATTtttcagtcttcccgtccatcattctcattttacaccaaaaatacgtgtattgtcattttgtatcaaaggaatttgcatacccttagaaccatatctaaatttaacgttatccgatttttcgggtaaacagtttggcgcccaccgtggggctaagggtaacagtgattgtttgatataattctacagtacactccagcttacaacttcaaatcagcaatggctctacctatcgacctcgaagccggccttcaagatgaaaccaacaacttggcacccgaggCTAGAATCAAAGTActcgaaattcgagccgaaataccattggatgtcaattcacaaatagctttggaggcgaaccagcattccgaaccggaaagaagcattcagggcgataatcgatccgtagcccgagacacccaaaacgcgggaaaaatcggggccagcttacgtatgatcttcgagatgctgcaaacccaacaagtagcgatagctcagctacagagccaaactcgtgCACAAAGgaggccggattccaatccacttcgagaagtcacccctagaacagagcccgccatagtgaaatctaacgagtaagaatcggggactactcccgaaattactaaattgctcgaggaactcacaaaacgagtcaaaaccaacgacaagagggtggaaacgtacaatgccagggtcaatcaaattccgggggctccaccaatgataaaagggcttgattcgaaaaaattcatacaaaagccatttccctcgagcgcggctccaaaaccaatcttcaaaaaattttgtatccccgaaattcccaaatataacggtatgaCCTATCCTAATGAACatgtcacctcctacacatgtgccatcaaaggcaacaatttggaggacgatgagatcgaatccgtgttgttgaaaaagttctgagagaccctcgcaaagggagcaatgatctgatatcacaacttaccaccaaattccattgattcttttgccatgttagcagattcgttcgtaaaagcacatgctggtgccataaaggttgcaacaaggaaatcagacctcttcaaagtaaaacaaaggggtaacgaaatgttgagggaattcgtatcctaatttcaaatggaacgtatggacttgccaccggtcacagacgattgggccataCAAGATTTTacccaaggactgaacgggcTAAGTTCGACAGTATCACGtcagctgaaacaaaatttgatcgagtacccagtaataacttgggcagatgtacacaaccggtaccaatcaaaaatcagggtcgaagatgatcaattgggagctccgtatgggcccgtacgtcagaaccacacaaccactaaaaatTAGAGGGAtatcaacagagaacaaaggtcgaacagagaccaatACCACCCGTACgacacagatcggatgaacaacggttcagcacgtgaTACGGTTCAGCACGTGATACGGTTCGGAACAACCAAAAAACTGATcaggggcaaaattctcggggacttatgagcaagagcggctttgataaatatgtcgatcctatagaagtccctcgattatcggagtataatttcaacgttggtacatccgccatcgtatcggccatcggacgcatcaaagacaccggatggcctcgacccatgcaaaccgatcttgcccaaaggaatcccaatcaaatgtgcgaatatcatggcactcatggccacagaacggaagattgcaggcaactaagagagaaaGTGtctcgcttatttaacaaaggacaccttcgggagtttctgagtgatagggctaAGAACCATTTTAGGAACAAGGAATTCGGCAAGCAAAATGagccagaagaaccgcaacacgtcattcacatgatcatcggcagcgtcgatgcccctcagggaccgatgcttaaacgcactaaaacatcgattgtgagggaaaagcgatcttgaactcaagattatacacccatagggactttgtccttcagtgatgaagatacagagggaatcatccaaccccataacgatgcactggtaatatccgtagtcatgaataaaactaagattaagcgtgtgttaattgatccaggtagctcggccaatatcatcagatcgagggtcgtagaacagctcgtcctgcaagatcaggtcgtacccgcaactctggttctaaacggattcaatatggcatgtgaaaccaccaaaggcgagattaccctaccgataaacgtggccagaaccatccaagaaacaaagtttcaagtgatcgaaggtgatatgagatataacgcccttttcggaaggccgtggatccacaacatgagagccataccctcgaccctacaccaggtcctcaaattcccaacatcgggagatgtcaaaatagtgtacgaaGAACAACCGgatgcaaaggaaatgttctccgtcgaagaagaaaaatcaatatcctcttcttcgccgataaaaggatcaggTTCAGAAGGAGACACAATCGGAGAGCagagcgccaaatagcaatcacagacatcggcttcgacccagccaggtaagcagagcattgaagaagatgatgatgatcgatggatccctcgatcctttgtaacccccgatgatttcgatgccaccaaatcaacaattgaggaactggagcaaatcatactgatcgaacactgacccgaacaaaaggtatacctgggaacgggtttgagccccaaactcaggaagtaactcattcaatttcttatcaataacatcgaatgttttgcctggtcccatctagatgtaacagggatcccgccggacataatgACGCACCAACTAAGCTTGAACCCCAGGTTTAGACCGGTGAaccaaaaaagaaggccccagtccgaggaaaaacacacattcataaaggacgaggtaaccaaacttctcaagatagggtccattcgggaggtaaaataccccgaatagttagccaatgtagtggtagtacctaaaaaagggaacaaatttaaaatgtgtgtggactataaggatttgaacaaagcatcccccaaagattcctttccactgcccaacatcgatcgcatgatcgatgtcacggccggccacgagatcctcacctttctcgatgcctattccgggtataatcaaattcagatgaacccggacgaccgggaaaagacttcatttgtgacccgatatggaacatattgttataacgtaatgcccttcgggctaaaaaatgcatgagctacttatcaacgcctagtaaacaaaatgttcgaagaaaaaataggtaaattaatggaagtctatattgatgacatgctagttaagtccctgcgcgcagaggaccatttggcccatttgcaggaaacgttcgagattctgaggaaatacaacatgaagctcaaccccgaaaaatatgctttcggggtcggttggggaaagttcctcggcttcatggtgtcaaatcggggaattgagatcaaccccgacaaaatcaaggccatcgaagacatcaccatcgtggacagcgtaaaagctgtacaaaggttaacgggaagaattgcagccttaggccggttcatttcaagatcatcagatcgaagtcacaaatatttctccctactcaaaaagaagaacgacttcgcctaGACACCGGAATGCCAATAAGTGTTACAAGAATTGAAACGATGTCTATTGAGCCCATCACTGCTTCACATTCCAAAAATCGACGaaaaactatacttgtacttggcggtatcggaagtcgccgtaagcagtgtcctagttcgagaagagcaaggtacgcaatttcccgtttattacgtaagtcggaccttagggtaagcggaaactaggtatccgcactcTTAGAAAAAATAGCACTTGCACGGGTAagcgcatctagaaagttaaggtcgtactttcaatgtcaccccataagcgtattaaccacctgcccactccgtaatattttacataggcccgaactatcaggccgattggccaaataggccatcgaacttagtgggtacgatatcgaatatcaaccccgtacggccatcaagtcttaaattttagcagacttcgtggccgacttcacgccaaccctcatacccgaagtcaaaaaggaactccttttgaaatcaggTATATCATCCGGGATATGGGTCATTTTTATGGATGGTGCTTCGAATATAAAAAggtccgggttaggcatagttttaaaaccccccacgggtaacattattaggcaagctattaaaactatcaggttaactaacaatgaggtcgagtatgaagccatgattgcaggtctcgaactagctagaaacttgggagcataagtcattgaggcgcattgtgactctttgctggtggtgagtcaagtaaaaaaaaccttcgaagtcctagaaggtaggatgcaaaggtatttggacaaactgcttatcactttacaccatttcaaacaatggaccctacggcatgttccacgagaacggaataatgaggtcgatgctcttgcaaatttgggatcgtctgttgaggtagatgatttgagctcggggactgtcgttcaactttcaagatcggtaatcgaagatgggcacgccgaaataaattctactagcttaacctgggattggagaaacaagtatattgaatacttaaaaaacgaaaagctcccttcagaccctaaagattccagggccctatggactaaagctgctcgatttacgttggcTGCGGACGAAacactatatcgaagaacattcaaTGGACCAATGGTGGTATgcgtgggtccgggagataccacttacatcctccgggaagtacacgagggcacttgtggcaatcactctggtgccgacacattagttcgaaaagtgatcaaagcggggtattattggatcgatatgggcaaagatgcaaaagaatttgttcgtaaatgtgataaatgtcaaaggtttgcgtcAATGATCCATCAAGCCGGAGAGCAACTttactcggtcctatccccatggccattcatgaaatggggaatggacatcgtcggccctcagccatcgaccctaggtaaagccaaatttattttatttatgactgactatttttctaaatgggttgaagcgcaggtgttcgagaaaataagagagaaagaagttatagactttatttgggatcatatcatatgccgattcgggatacccgccgaaatagtatgcgacaatgggaagcaattcgttggcagcaaaatcacaaaactcttcgaagatcacaaaataagaagtaTATTATCAACACCACACCACCCAGTGGGAATggtcaggccgaatcaacgaacaactattcttcaaaacctgaagaagagattgaacgacgcaaagggaaaatggagagaaatcctgcccgaagtcctttgggcataccgaacaacgtcaaaatccagtacgggggcgaccccattctccttagtatatggtttcgaagcattgataccagtcgaagtcggtgaacctagtcccagatttcaattcatgacggaagaatcaaatagcgaggctatgaacaccagccttgaattatcggacgaaagacgagaagctgccctcatccgattggccgcccaaaagcaacaaatcgaaaggtattataatcgaagaactaaacttcaccatttcaagcctggggacttagtgttaagaaaagtcaccatcaatactcggaatccaaacgaaggaaaattaggaccaaattggtaaggaccataccaggtgctcgagaacattggaaaaggatcatacaggctcggcatcataaacgacaaacaactatcaagcagttggaatgtatcacatctaaaacggtactactgctaaggtatgacctttccatattcatctaactgacccatgcagaagtccggacaagagctgaagaagatctttcgcttaaaagcatgcattgcactcttttttccttagactgttttttcccaaatgggtttttcggcaagggttttaatgaggcaaccatcgatcgtgctgcacttttaACAATATTCGAGGCCTCTTTGCAAccgacctcgaataccgggggggcattagggccctcaaatacatcgagttcagatgcaagaaagtcatcccacaacaatagggttccaacaggaaaaattgtaagagtcaaatggtcaaaataaaccatgctcatatagattggaccaaacataaacacatgtgcaatgacttgagatttattgtgcaaccagaattaatattcagcctacgggctactttcattctgAGTTCGAAatgatcactcgaatattaagcctacgagctactatTATTCTGAGTTcaagcaagaactcactcgaccattacgcttacgggctatgttatctcgagttcgaaacatgcactcgactgttaagcctacgtgctactattattccgagttcgagcaagcactcactcgaccattaagcctacgggctactattattccgagttcgagcaagcactcactcgaccattacgcctacgggctacgatatttcgagttcgaaacattcactcgactattaagcctacgggctactgttattccgagttcgagaaagcactcactcgaccattacgcctacgggatacGTTTTCTTGAGTTCGAAACATGCACTCGACtgttaagactacgggctactgttattccaagttcgagcaagcactcactcgaccattacgcctacgggctacgatatttcaagtttggaacaatcattcgactattaagcctacgggctactattattccgagttcgagcaagcactcactcgaccattacgcctacgggctacaatatttcaagttcaaaacattcactcaatGGCTAATAAGCTACTTTTACTCTGAGTTTACATTAATTCAACCATTACATTACACCTACTAATTATgttccttcaaagtttgaatcatcgactcaacaagcaaacccaggggatacaaatctgatcgatcagagagactacaaggtcaacattcaattaaaagtcttcacaaaacaaaaacaagtcgacctcgttatacatatatatacaaaaattgccTACGTGATTAATTTACGAAcatgaagaattagaaactaagcttcctggtcgagcTCTTCCCTGTCCTCGAatccgcttttgctaccatcatcatcatcatcatcagaagccaaggcttcagcttccgcttcgagCTCTTTGGCCTTTTTACCTCTtaggtaaggtcgaaacctcgagcgtgtatttcctcgagggtctccctccgagacctacacttgGCAAGTTTGGCAACCAAATGAGCTCGAGTATCGGCAGTCTTtgccgcttcccgggcctccatcTGAGTAGCCTaagcatcagcccgatatacagtaatggacttatccgccaagactttcgacgactcaacctccgccttagcctcagcaagtcgtgtttcaagctcctcaatCCTCTTAACTTGAACCGACCCCTTTTGATTTACACTTCAAAGTTGAACATTAGCcaataataattttgttaagatgATTTATTTTTCCGCTGCCAGGCGGTTgagggtctccttccaccgattgcattcaTCTCGGATTTGATTGACTTCTTCTcgaagcaacccgatcttttcGATCTTTTGATGAAACTGAGACaatgaagggttaacttccacggttgagtcagacccatactttaacagaacgaggctcaccttcttatcgagctcgaccccttattcacggaccttagccaaatttgcttggaggtcctttatagcctcgtccgtTTGGATGCAAAGAAGCCGCAGTGCATATCTCTCACCTAAGACCTTccggagctcggcctcacactggctaggatcgactcgaaacctactaatggcctgcacagtaagaaacacgagtcaagtatggaaaagaacaaagaaaccaagtatggaagaatcattacccaagtaatgaaatgctgagcctcctctaataaaagagaagcgtcaccAATATCGGAACCATCATCGACTCCATTAAAACAATCCCTAAAAGGATCCCCTGTACCAGAGCCTGCGCCGATATCGGGTGTCTTCAACTCTCGAACTTCcttcaacgcctcctcagaaaaagatggaagagaaggcgaatgacccattgtcatagccccgagTAAATCACTCGAAGTACTCCGGTCGAGACTCAGGTCTTCGGAAACAACCCCGACAGGCACATCCGCCATCAGCTTGGGAGCTCTGGCAACCTCGATGGCCTAtgactaccaaagccgaggagctattttcttcttcttcttcttcttctctcagtcattAGACtgagtcaatcgaaagggcaattaCTTTTCTCCTCACCCTTTGAGTTTTGGGctgggggtcctctgaccgagaggaagctcttcgcttcttatcttccccctgtttagggactagggacttgtttccttcttcaccgctcgaaggcctcaaagcggcatccctggttacgcctgcacaaaaggaaatcggtaacgaata
The DNA window shown above is from Nicotiana tomentosiformis chromosome 8, ASM39032v3, whole genome shotgun sequence and carries:
- the LOC104094046 gene encoding uncharacterized protein isoform X2, whose protein sequence is MRASGQCRRRRKMPPWVGTPYLIRPFPENRRYVCIACCSFDHVHLSDHHSPVSIEKGETIADRDPQHAKPVKCTVVIVDTYTLGIVQTVFHGSLSIGPLKSVAVISSFGDVLTESVMMVDSFGKAQCIPILKECDSSTESMTSKSSLSDAGKMKWVNGSNDRGLLVAFANRGPILAFVYGTCCIFSQVEDGSVMGEISFSDDLLSIEGKSHVIGGMFVVDDNDLLDSEDSDATFIENFAVWNGKGAAIVYRICYSSNIFKYEPFAAIPVICQESGMSLSISFVQLNNFLFRIESISFPINELLIWKPRLTCWVLPKLQDKNEINCQECRLLGEGRIFDDWTHNQYASENEIVGQVVDIDTAGGKATITSSQDAATCSKAIDERISNITKNGTYERKELVSSSMVISEEYVPLAIVYGFYNGDIKVVRFDMFFEGLDCHGQNPYPESKAHATQHYLLGHTGAVLCLAAQRVLIRCQGGSYSYVLLSGSMDCTVRVWDLDSSSPMIVMHQHVTPVRQIILPPSQTERPWSNCFLSVGEDSCVALSSLDTMRVERMFPGHPYYPAKVVWDSRRGYVACLCPNQTGTSDADVLFIWDVKSGARERVLRGAAALSMFEHFCIGIDRDLPHGSRISGNTSASSLLFPVSEETKYPPSHSQTLGKGTLSNISVSTSVSGSTTGSNQSALFALQSRKQPVKGSCPFPGVAALSFDLTSLMSLCQTHEYYRAECSNPGKNQVKVIRVESPIKRSDFRDQETEVPSSSDERINDEFAGTSNEAARGPEWMFLLEQCLLQFSLSILHVWNVDPELDKLLVTEMKLKRPQNLLVASGLLGDRGSLTLTFPDYRSTLELWKSSSEYCAMRSLTMVSLAQHMISLSHSFQAASSSLSAFYMRSFAEKVSDIKPPLLQLLVSFWQDEAEHVKMAARSLFHCAASRAIPSPLRRDNTRDKENGVSLSGNHDAVSTEEPTNCLKDDSQIVNEGNSEDEQSEIRSWLESFEMQDWISCVGGTSQDAMTSHIIVAAALAVWYPSLVKPNLVVLAVNPLVKLVMAMNEKYSSTAAEILAEGMESTWKACIGSEIPRLIGDIFFQIECVTGASANTPSKNPSTSVMIRDTLVGILLPSLAMADVLAFLNVIESQIWSTASDSPVHVVSLMTIVRVARGSPRNLVQYLDKVVTFILQTMDPGNLVMRRTCLQNSMAALKEIARIFPMVALNDPLTRLAVGDAIGAINNASIRVYDMQSITKIKVLDASGPPGFPSLLGGASGMTVTTAISALSFSPDGEGVVAFSETGMMIRWWSYSSGSVWWEKLSKNLVYVQCTKLIFVPPWEGFSPNANRSSIMASVFGKDGEANPKENNASNELDRFKHLLQNIDLSYRIEWVGQRKIKLTQHGRDLGTFQL